The genomic segment TTATGAAGCCGTACTTGATCTGGTAAGAAAATCAGTAGGAGTGCTCCGCTGTTGAGAGAAATCTTGAAGCTTTGTTTAAGGGACTGATCCGGAATTGCATGTTACAGGTAAGGAGAGGGTTAACCGGGAAGCCATTGAATACAGTGCATGATCAAGCTCTTCCAATCTGCTGGAAAGGCTCAAAACCTTTCAAAACTGTTCATGATGTCAAGCACTATTTCAGCACCTTGACACTGAGCTTTACAAACACCAGGAATATTCAGTTACAGTTACCACCTGAAGCTTATCTTATTGTCACGGTGAGCAATGAATTAATCAATGATTTTCAAAGCAATATGATACGAGCAAGCAAGCACATGTGCAGCGACACATCTAACATGCTCTTCCATCGCAGGAACATGGAAACGCATGCTTAGGAATCTTGAATGGAACGGAAGCAGGATTGGACGACTTCAACATAATTGGAGGTTAGAAACAATAGAGAAGAAACAGGGTCCATGGTTTCCTTCCCCCCTTTGGGCTAACTCTTCCTCGTTCATCTTTTTGCTCCCCAGACATCTCATTGCAGGACAAAATGGTGGTTTATGACAACGAGAAGCAGCAGATTGGATGGGTGTCTGCAAATTGTGATAGGCTTCCCAAGTCGTGAACCATTTCAGTCTCTCAGCATTTGCTATTCGTCTTTATAATTGCATTCACCATTTTCTTACCAGTgtgttttttttgttcttcctccTGTTTATTAACAGTTTGGACAGTGATTATAACGAAGATATTCAACAACCATATGCAGCCAATTTTGGCATCTTAGAAGAGAAGCATCCCGCAACACAAGCTTCCAGCAAGAGGAACATGCGGGTTCACAGAAGGGAGCTCTGATAAAGTAGTAAAAGATAAAGCAAAACAACTTCATACTATCAGATGTAGCAAATACATACATTTGTTTGGTTGTAGAACTACATTAGAACAATTCCTCTTTTGGTAACCTACAAGGTATAAAATGTAAATGGGTATTATCCCAGATACAAAGGtaatacaaatatatttaGCAGAAGAAATTCGAACATAACCTGGACAACTTGACACGTTTTCTGGCATTTCTGCTGCCAGTTAGCTACACGGATTTCCGATATGGAAAAAGATGCGTGCTTGTCCACAGAATTATGATGATGGGAAGAAAGAAGCCGTCTCAGAAATGAATCAATTTGGTTAATATTTCCCATTATGTACAGAATACGTTAAACCTGCGTAACATCAGCAAGATGAGCAACAGTGTAATCCATCAGATAAATGCTGTAAATGATATATGAGGATAAACATAGTAGTGCATTTGTGGATGAACTACTTATGACCTTACTACGGTGTGACTAACCCAGTCATAAGTAGTTTTCAGGTTTTAAAGAATCATGAACATTGACTTGAGGAGGCTATGATACTGAGTTACACTAATCTCCTCGATCAACCTCCTTCAATCGTAGCTTTCAAGCGTTTGACTTGGGAGTCATCTAATAAGCCCTCTGGTCATGGTGAAAATAATCTACACAGACGTAGAAATACATATTCATGGAGCCTGGAGGTGAAAGCTTGCTGGCTCAGGTCTGATAAGCCAGGAATTAGATATCGATGTGTTTACATATCCAGCCCTCCGGACTCCAAACTACAAATATATCCATAGATTTACAAAAATCAACAAAGGTTGGTAAAAGGTAGGAAAAAATGATGGAAActtttagaaaatgttgaaaatttgaaatgaaattttagcaaatatttatttatatatataattatacatattttaaagTCATAAGATAAGAATGACAGCATACAAAAATGCTAAAAAGTACATTGGTAAATATGTAGGCtgtgaaaaatatatataatcaagattaatatattatttataatttacacaagaaataaaaataaattgaataaatttgtACAATATTGATTTTCAACAACAccaaatattataaaatcaaatgattaataataCCTAACACCACATTAAATTCCTTGGAAGccaatatcataatttgagCTTTCACTTTCATGGTATGGTGAGTTATTTCATACTATTGAATCCATGTTATAACATTTTGATAACCAGTTAAATAATTCTGCACATAAATATTCGACTTGGCTAACATGAACCTGATATCCAGGTAGAGAAAACTGATTATAATccacatgtaatttaattggttGATCATATTCAAAACTTTGCTTTCCAATATGAGAATACGGTGGATGTTCATCATGTGCATTGATCGTTCATAGTTATGTAACCCATAAAGACCATCATACCAACTATTAGTACTTGATATCATTCTGATTTCATAACTAATTGAATTTTGTTCTATGGTTATACTCAGCTAAAATCATCAGTAAAATTATTCATTAATCGAAAGGTTCAtagatattttttgaaataccATCGATACTACTCTATATATCCTTGATATTCAGCAAAATTCGCGACTTTTTACTGCAGATATTTGAAATATCCATggatatatgaatatatacaTAGATAATTTGTCGCATGAATAATCAAATGAATAATTATATCAAGCCCATAGATGCAGTGATGCATCAactaatatttaattcaatgTTGGGAAGCACCTTTATAAATACTCCTGtagaaaaacaatgaaaaatgatataCTCTATTTCACATATTAAGGCTCAATTGAGTTTAGTTTAGTTGATCAGTTTGCACGTGATACTCCCCCGCCCCCCaatcccttttcttttccctccTCTTTCATGAAGTCAATGAAAGCTAATTTAAATTTGCCCAATACAATAGGAAAAAGGAATGGATCAATACTGACCTTGATGGTTGGAAAAATCATATGCAAGATCCTCTGTGAATGGTTAAACTCTGCATACTACAAAATATAATTTGCACACTGCAAAAGTGAAAGAACCAaaattagagaaagaaaaggaaatactATAGAACCACAAGATATTATTTTACAGGATATTGCTAACTTTTACATCCTGTTCACAGCTCCCTAAAAGCTTAAATTGCTTATTGCTACACCGATATTAAGCATTCAAAATGTCATTGGATTATTCATGAAGATAATTATTCAGCTAATTATTGCGATGAATGACAGAATACTAAATCATCACGCAACTAAGCTCTGTGTAGCTGCAATATCAGGACTAGCTAAGTTAGGTATACTATCAAAGAAGTTAAACCAAGGAACATATAAATaatggcaattattgtaatatAGCAACATTTCCAGAAAGTGTATAAAGAGATATAACCTTTGCATGACAGATTTTTGTTATAGCCTCAACATGAAAATTCTGCAGTTCTTCAAGAGTTGTAACATCCAAACCACTGATATCTTCACCCTGGAAAAGAGGGTTGATCAGTTTAGATTTTAAGCTTTTCTAACACAATTTTTGTGTCATAGGTCTGGATGGAACTTAAAGatctacaaaagaaaaatataaatcataacCATTTCAAGACACTTACACAATAAACAAATTCAACTACATAGCAGACACTCTAACATTTACACCATATATATTGAGTGGTCCTACTCATTTAGAATAGTTAATACCATAAAATACACAAACAAAACTGCAGCTCAACTTTCAGCTTCACTAACAGGCTTCATTGGTACTTAAGTAGGCCTATGTCAAACTTCAGAAATATAAAAAGGTGGTCCTAAGATGCGCAAGATCAAACGAAATTTGGAAGCTGGCATTTCAGTATCAGACTTATATAACTGAAACTAGAGCACCAAAAATTTGATTCAATTGCCATTTCAGTAATGATCCGAAACTGGTTTGGAAAAGTCTTACATCCCAAGGCTAAGATGaacattaattttatactCATATTAGGGCTGAACCCTTTTATAGAAGCCAACCAGACGGCAGAAAGATAGATTTataattgaagaaaatcaACAACTATAAACTGGCACGAGAAAATAAACATATGAGTTCATCTCTTCAAATCATGATCAAGAAATAACATACCTTCATTCTGGAAACAAGCCTTTCTAGTTCTTCACatcttctcctttcttcccGATAGCAAGCTCTTAACTCTTCATATGTTTTCATCCCATgtaaattttcacaattttcttcctctttgaataatttaaatgaGCGATCATTGGATGGCAAAAGCCCATTTCTTTCTCCTGTTTGcgaaatatttgataatatgtCCTCAGCATTAACACCAGGTTTTCTCATCTTTGCCacaagcacccacatgttTGCAAGCTCATTCTCCAGATCTTCCTCACGTCTCTTTGATTCATTAATTCTTCTTCGCAAATCACCTTCTTTTTGCTCGCTCTCAGATAGTGCAGCTTCCATGGCAGCTTCCCTTTGGTTTCTCATGTTAAGTTCTTTCTGCAACTCCCCAATGAGAATTCCATTCTCTTGTTTCCTGGGACGACCCTCAGGCCGAGCACCACCCATGTTATTTTGTCTAAAATCATGTGGAGCAGTCCTCTGACAACAGTTGGATCTGCAGCGTGCCTCTTTTGCAGCAGCCAGTTCACCATTCAGTTTAGCATTTTCATAAGAAAGCCTGGTTACTTCTTCAGCCAAGTTTCGAAGTTCAACTGCAGCCGCTGCTGCCAACTCTTTTGCATATGAAGCTTCCTCTGCCAGTTTATTACTGTGAATTTCAAACCCATCCTTCTCTTCAGTTAATTTCACCTTCTCTTGCTTCAGGCTTTCTATCTCAGCAGCCTAAGAAAATAAACAGGTTGAACACATGAGTAAAACCCTTCATGGAAGAGTGTGCAGCTATTACGCCTGCCTTCAGTAAGCAGAGAACAAAAGTAGCATTCTGAGTTCATATTGCTTAAGATGCCAGAATTAATAAAGGAGGAATAACCTGAATAAGAACTTGGGTATTCAACAAGGTACTTTTGTCACACTCTTTGGAGTCCTCCTGGGAAAATGCTCGATTCAAGCTCATGACACTAGTTGGTGTATTATCATCACCATAAGTTTCTTTGCATGAACCAATTCCAGTCTTCCCGTCATTGTTCTGTAATAATTCCTCAGAACAAGTTTTTTCTGGGCTAGCCTCATTATCTGCACTTTCTTGTGGAATCTTGGAGCTTTTATCTGGTAATGAATTCAGCTGTTGCCTTAGTAGAAGAATAGTTTCTTGCATCTCAGCATTCTCTGATATCTATTAAGAGAATCaaagattatttttaatatacaaagactaaaataaaaaagaatggaGAAGAAAATGCAACTTTAGATATTCTACCTTCCTCTGAAGTTGCTCCTGAAGTATCCTATTGTCTGCTGACTTAATCTTAAATAGACATTCCATAACAAGCACTCAAATTAGTAAAATATTCATGGCATTTGACATTAAAATACATTACCATGACAACCAAGTAAATAGAATAACAAACCTCGAGTTCAAAAGTTTTCTCATTTAGCTGTGTTGTAAGCTTTGACAGAGCCTACATTAGAGAGTAATAAACTGAATCAGCAAGAAAGAGGggccaaaaaggaaaagtccTCAGTGAGAATGAGcaacaaaaaaatgatatattacATCCTAATACCCCCTACCACACCccacaaaaaaatattataaagaaaacagctgtttattattttatttttggccGTCAAAAGTCAAAGCattgtaatttattttttttcatttcgaTCCTCACTATAACATAAAACTACTGTCAGACAGAAAGAAGTTTTATTGAAACTTCTAAACATAATAAAacagaaaatttgaaagattattttaaaaaatagagtgAGATAGAATTAACCTCAAAAGCAGAAGTTATACACACAACTGCACAGGGCTAATATAATGTTGCACATTTCTTCCACCGACTGACATGGAAAGTTGTGGATTAAATTGGAAAAACCCAAGGTGAATACTAGGCAAATTTCTCTGCACAATGTGGTAGCATCACCCAAAAATTCTGGGATTTAACCATCTAAATGTTCAAAGCttaattttctatttgttGATTCCATCAATTTCTCTCATTTCTGTCCATACCAATCCATTACTTGATGCATGCTTACCTGTGACATTTCAGCACTATTTGATGTATGTGGAGTCTTCTCAACTGATCCAATCATTCGTTGTTCCAAAACACGTATTTGATGCCTCTTTTCACTAATTTCATCCTTCAACTTCCGCATTTGCTCCTGTATTAACCAATATGAACATTGTGAGTCATCGATTATTACCCATTAAATTTAGAAATTCTCATACGGTGCTGAGTATAATGTGTAACTCACCCTAAGCTGTGAATCATCAGGGCTGCTAGCCGCTTTCTCTGACAGCCTTTTCAGAGAACTAATAGACAATGCTACTTCTCCAGCTAGCATTTTCATCTGCTCTTGAAGAAGATCCATTTGATCTGTAATAGTGGTCCCACTCTGGAAAGCGCATTCAGCAATCCCAGTTAATATAACATTTTAAGCAATAACTTATAGGCTATAACACTTATTTACATGTTATCCGAATAACCCCAAAACATGAGCAGAAGAAGTGTTAGTTTTCACAATTACGATAGtgagaaaatttatttacaagAACTTACGTAAGCAaaggtttattttttaaataaccACTATACAAGTTTGGGCTTTCTTTGAAAATCTCAAACAATGTACATGTACATAATTTTTTAGCACTCTTATGCATAATCTTAACACAACAAAGTAGAAGAAAAGGCAGAAAACTTGAGGAAAAGCATATCCTAGAACCAACAGCCTCAATGCACAAATAtagaaaacctaaaaaaacAAGTTAGGACAATCAGATTCCCACAGACAACGTGATtgaatatatttaagagaGAAGGATACCACCCATCAAGAAATCCTGGTTTCTCTTATAAGTTACATCTTATAATGCTTCTCCAACATAGCTTTCTTAGCTCAAGCTGAAGTTTTAAATTTCTACATCACATAAACCCTGTATGGATCATAAGGTAAAAACCATCAGGTTGTCCTGCCAAATTTGTTTTCTAAAttagtttgatttaaaattttcagttttaGCTCCTTCATCTCATGTGTTGAAGTATCAGctttatcatttttcaactACTGACCTTTGGCATGTTAGTTATATCTGTCAGATGGAATTTGATGTAGGCACCTATAGCTAAATCCTAATAGAAATGCAGAATACCAAATATGAAGCTAAGGCCCTAGTACTTGGAAAATAAGCATAACACTgaataacaaataaaacaaaaatacaaaataaaatcttaagttccagcagcttcttttCATGCTGCATCACTTGCCACCTTGGATAATcataaatgaaaacaaatgcACAAAAGTAATGAGTGTTCTTACCGGAGGCAAATGACGGCCACCAACAGTTGCACTAAACAAATCACCAGCTTGAGTTCTTTCTGGAAATGAATCAATAATTGCAGGATCATCTCCTCTCCTACTAACTGATTTTCTCCGTACATCTTTTGTATCATTAAATGTGACTTTGTCTTGCAAAGATTTTGAACAAGATGCAGGAGAGCCACTTGCAGAGCTCCCACTATCAGCACTCAGTGACTGTCCAGCCAGATTCTCAGGTTTCTACAGAGGAAAATTCTCAAAGACATTGATTAGTTAAGTTTAGTTAGTTTGAATTTCCAAGTACAAAATCAATGATGCtaagaacaaaaattttagagaaacagaaagaaaaattatctAGAAGCACCTAGGTTGAGTTTTCCTTTATTGCCATATTCAAATACAAAGCGGAGCAAGACAGAAAGATTACAGTGAACTTCTAATTTCCATCTTTGAATCCTTCTTAATCCTTTCTCAGTTACCTGTTATGAGGAATCCTTTCACCTTTTTCGGATTCAccttttttaaaacaattataacAACTGCTGCTCTCAtggaaaaattattataattcaaaaaaatgtgagaaataaataaatttattcaggTTTATCATAATTGCATTCTTTGATATGAAAAAGTTTCAGATTGATCAACTGTCATAGTCATCCAAGTCTTAAATTCAGCAGCAcagatatatatatctaattACAAGAAATCAAGAACGCAGCAGTAGACTATTCATGTAAAGCCACAGAAGGAGGTGGGCAGAGGTGATTGGGGGAAGGGGGAAGGGTTAAATTTATGGTAACACGGTGAAACACACAGGTAGATATGAATGGCGTTGACAGCAATAAGTTTTAGGGAAATATAACTTGAGAGAAGCGTACATATAAAAAGTGGAGGAATATTGAAACAACAGAACAATGGTCATTCTACATTTTCCTATTTTAACAACCACCATAGTCCAAAAGTAAATCTCCACTTTCACACCCCATGCTGAAGGCAAAAGAACAGGAAAATACATATCAGAACTCACACTTAGTTTAAACCAGCCAAGCATTCCACGCCTCCTATTCCTTTTATAATCTTTAACCAACTCATCCAGATTTGTGACATCATCCCTTCCTTCCATTGAGAGCTCAGAAGCACAGCTTCcagcatcatcatcaattatgtaTTCTCTTTTTCTATCTGGCAAATACGCTAGCTGCATCATCAAATGTGTCTAAATgtaaatttgaggaaataATACCCATGAACTCAAATTGTTAAGAGAATCATAGAAATGATTCAGTGCAAAAAGCCTAATTCTACATACTGGCATGATAGCTAAGATTGTGAAACATCAGGAAGCCATAATTCATGCTAAACATGCTTCAAATGGTAGGTCACACACCTCATCTTCCCCAAAAGAATGCCTCCGTCGATGTCCAGACCTTTCAGGAATGTTAGATGACATGGAATTCTTGGTGGAAACCAAGATAAGTTTAGTTAATCGCTGAATTCTTCCCATCAATGCTGCCTTTGcttgttcttcttcctccaATCGTGACTGTAGCTTAACCTGACCAGCTTCCAGCTTTGACACCATAAAAAAATGCATATCAGAAACAATAACAAGAAATGACACCTTAATAAAATCAGCTATTTTGGTGCTTACAAGCTACATtgaactatttttattttctggaGCACATCCTGTAAATTGGAATTTGAGAATACCAAGAATAAAGTACACTCACCATAATGAAAGTGATTCTAATAATGCCTTAGTTAATATCGGTAATTTTCCTTACTTTTGGAGTGTGTAGTAGAAATAACCAGTACGACTATCAAAAGTCTTCAAGGAACAGCAACAAACCTGAAGCTTTAGATTAACCAGATCTTCTTGTGTAGATGTAGCCATGTAAGGGTTTTCCATCAATCCCCGCTTTAGTTGCTCAAGTTCATGCTTTAAAGAGGAAATTTCCTTCTGATACTTTTTGATAAGTGACTTCTCATCCATAATCTAAACAGGTCAAGAAAACAAATCACATGGCTGCCTAACAAAGTTTCATCTAACACTACAAATAAACAATAAGCCTAGAATTTACCTTATTCTGAGAAGCCTTGATTTCTACATGCTTGCTTCGATGGGCAAACTTTAATGTGTTGTGTGTTTCTTCACTGCTGCTGGAAGCGGGTGTCACTGTGCAAATAAGCTGTAACAAAGTTTAGAATAGAAAGAGCATTGACAAACATGCTTCAGCATACAATTATGAAGACAAAGAAAAGCGAAAAATGGCTGCAGCAGcaacattaatttcaacagggggaaaagtaataaataaagatatcaCACAAAATGCCAATAATAGCAATACTGAATCACCTAAGATACTAATTGAACTTACAGAAATCCGTCCATGGCCACTGAGGGACGACTGCAATAAACGGGTGAGCTTGGAATCTCGGTATGGAATATGTGTTGCCTTATTATCCGTCAGTTTAGAAATTACCTACAATCAGAGACAATTAATAAGCAAAAGGTCTTGAGATCTGCGGATCAAATTTGCAATGAGAATATATGTCAGCTCATTAGCAAACATATAAGCATGGTAAAGGATATGCCTGGTTGAACAAAATCTTCGAAATCATGCCATGACAAGTTTAGAAGTTTATCAATTTTAACGCACCACCACAACTAGCACCAACGCAAAAGTAAATGTGAATCCAACTGGAAATTTGTCCAAAATAGTTCTTCATAAGATCtatgataataaataattgcagaatgtataaattatgtaagaacaaaatatCATGGGCAAGGAAGGGAGGGGAAGCACCCATGCAACAAGGTAGGATCAGTGCTAACCTAACTCATTAAAAGTAAAGAATGAGAAAAGAGAAGATCAAAAGAAGCAGCGATGTCTTACAGTTCCTAGAGTCAGTAAGCTTTTATTTATGTATGAGCCCTCTTTTCTCCGCAATCCAGTTGTTTCAGCTTTAGAGCTTTCAGATCCAGCCAGATCAATTAAGttctgcaaaaaaaaaaaaaaactccagTCAGATAAAGATACCAACACTAGGATGACATTGGATGTCTCTATTCAGAAAAGCAGCACCATCAAATAAGATCAGCTAAAACCCACAGATATCCTAACTTCTAATAATATAAATGAGTAAGGGATTTACCAGCTGTGATAAAGTCACATCTTCTTCCCCATTCGTCTCCCCACGTGGACTGCTTTCAATTGTCTGATAGTTGATAGAATATTGAGTGAGACAAGAatcatgaaaaagaaaataaaagaacaaatataaaaacacCTTGATTGGGTAATATTTAATGTATCCCTAAATTTGTACTAGTATAATTCTTAAAGAGTTAGGTAGGTTCATCAAAGTGATCATTCATGATGATCATGAAGAATTACCAATACCAAATTCAAAAAGATTgtccaaataaataaataaataagtcaAGATAGAATCATT from the Theobroma cacao cultivar B97-61/B2 chromosome 8, Criollo_cocoa_genome_V2, whole genome shotgun sequence genome contains:
- the LOC18592370 gene encoding kinesin-like protein KIN-7C, mitochondrial, with product MSSRSHRSSISPFRSRKSPVPSPSTKTAGRPVTPSPTTSSRPPSRLSSSPATSSSPSPGPSLPIVVLELPETTKSKENVTVTVRFRPLSPREINKGDEIAWYADGNFTVRNEFNPSIAYGFDRVFGPATTTRHVYDVAAQHVVSGAMQGINGTVFAYGVTSSGKTHTMHGEQKSPGIIPLAVKDVFATIQETPGREFLLRVSYLEIYNEVINDLLDPTGQNLRIREDAQGTYVEGIKEEVVLSPAHALSLIASGEEHRHVGSNNFNLLSSRSHTIFTLTIESSPRGETNGEEDVTLSQLNLIDLAGSESSKAETTGLRRKEGSYINKSLLTLGTVISKLTDNKATHIPYRDSKLTRLLQSSLSGHGRISLICTVTPASSSSEETHNTLKFAHRSKHVEIKASQNKIMDEKSLIKKYQKEISSLKHELEQLKRGLMENPYMATSTQEDLVNLKLQLEAGQVKLQSRLEEEEQAKAALMGRIQRLTKLILVSTKNSMSSNIPERSGHRRRHSFGEDELAYLPDRKREYIIDDDAGSCASELSMEGRDDVTNLDELVKDYKRNRRRGMLGWFKLSKPENLAGQSLSADSGSSASGSPASCSKSLQDKVTFNDTKDVRRKSVSRRGDDPAIIDSFPERTQAGDLFSATVGGRHLPPSGTTITDQMDLLQEQMKMLAGEVALSISSLKRLSEKAASSPDDSQLREQMRKLKDEISEKRHQIRVLEQRMIGSVEKTPHTSNSAEMSQALSKLTTQLNEKTFELEIKSADNRILQEQLQRKISENAEMQETILLLRQQLNSLPDKSSKIPQESADNEASPEKTCSEELLQNNDGKTGIGSCKETYGDDNTPTSVMSLNRAFSQEDSKECDKSTLLNTQVLIQAAEIESLKQEKVKLTEEKDGFEIHSNKLAEEASYAKELAAAAAVELRNLAEEVTRLSYENAKLNGELAAAKEARCRSNCCQRTAPHDFRQNNMGGARPEGRPRKQENGILIGELQKELNMRNQREAAMEAALSESEQKEGDLRRRINESKRREEDLENELANMWVLVAKMRKPGVNAEDILSNISQTGERNGLLPSNDRSFKLFKEEENCENLHGMKTYEELRACYREERRRCEELERLVSRMKGEDISGLDVTTLEELQNFHVEAITKICHAKCANYIL